The genomic DNA aatctagcccctgcttTGGACCAGTCGCTCTAGCAATTTACAGGTGATACTCGTTATTTCTTATGGTGTGTGTATAAGTCAGCCGGGTGTTAGAATCTCTGTGTATAAGTCAGCCGGGTGTTAGAATCTCTGTGTATAAGTCAGCCGGGTGTTAGAATCTCTGTGTATAAGTCAGCCGGGTGTTAGAATCTCTGTGTATAAGTCAGCCGGGTGTTAGAATATGTGTATGTCTGTGTTCACCCAGACAGGATCTGCAGTGTTCAGTGTTCCCCTGCAGAtacctttggtagtgaccttcgtgCAAGAGATACCTTTGGTATTGACCTTCGTGCAAGAGATACCTTTGGTATTGACCTCCGTGCAAGAGATacctgtggttagtgttgcaaggCCAGCCTCTGTCTCTGCAAGTTACATGACTTTAGTGGCACTTGTGTTCAAGGTGGATGTGTGGGTAGCTGcaggtaattacccaagtgtaattacctaagtgtagttacaggatgagagctacgctcgtggtgtcccgtcttcccagcactctttgtcatataacgctttgaaactacgaatggttttggcctctaccaccttctcacttaacttgttccaactgtctacaactgtgtgtgtgtgtgtgtgtgtgtgtgtgtgtgtgtgtacgtgcacaCGCTCAAGGGTGTTTAGGTTCACATGTATGGATAAACCTGAAGCCCCTAAGAGTTACCATCAAGTGTCACAAGCACGAAACAATGTGTAATTATGCAGGCGGGTGAGAGGCTGCCGACCAGGACCACTTAGTCAGCCATCACATCCCAGCATCCAGCCCTCATCTCATCTGGGCTCTGCGCCTCCCAACTGAGAAGTCAGTTGTTCCGTAGTAAGCCGAGAACCCCGTCTCTGACCTGGGAGGGGTTCACGGAGCCTAGTACCCCGTCTCTGACCTGGGAGGGTTCACGGAGCCGAGAACCCCGTCTCTGACCTGAGAGGGTTCACGGAGCCTAGTACCCCGTCTCTGACCTGGGAGGGGTTCACGGAGCCTAGTACCCCGTCTCTGACCTGGGAGGGTTCACGGAGCCGAGAACCCCGTCTCTGACCTGAGAGGGTTCACGGAGCCTAGTACCCCGTCTCTGACCTGGAAGGGTTCATGGAGCCTCGTGAAGTAAGCCCTGGCTGCTAGTGTGTGCTGGAGACGACACCAATACCTTAGCTGGGATCTACTTGTcagttgatattatatatatatatatatatatatatatatatatatatatatatatatatatatatatatatatatatatatatatatatatatatatatatatgtgtgtgtgtttagtagtAGCATGTAGCTTAGTTAGGGGGCAGGGAGGAGAAAGacaaggaggagggggagtgtgtgtgagggaggggggggacatcctcagccgtggagggggggggggcgatggtTCACGACTCCCCTCCCCCCTGACAAGTAGGTCAGTGACTTGTTACACGGGCCCCTCCCCGTGTACTGGGCCCCCTCCCCGTGTACTGGGGGCCCCTCCCCGTGTACTGGGAGTGGGGCTCTCCTCTCCTCCACGACTGCAAGCACTGCTCATATTGGCGGTGACCTTGACCCCGTGACCCCGCCCAGGAGGCCGTCTCACACATGTGACCTCGTCACCACACCACAATGAGTGTCTCAATTGCATATGAACGATAACACCTTCGGGACCAGCGAGGCCCCCTGGAGTGTCAAGAACCTTCGTAAATCCTAcagcaaattgtatttttgctgtacATAAAAGTGTACTATTGTATGTGTTCCTTTCACAGCCAGCACAACATCCCACGCCCGTAATATCTCAGGAGTTATACACATACAAGACGGAGGAAGAGAACAGTAAGCTTAGGTCGGCTTAGGTGTGACACTCGTGTAATTAACGCCGACACCTGTGTGATGTAGGCTCTTGTATGATGATACAACACTGGCTGTTGTATGCGGATACAACACTGCCCGTGTTGAGCTGTGAGTGTTTCCCGCGTGTTGATGTCAGAGGTCTTGAGTTAAACTTCCCCCCCGAGGTTGTGTTGACAGTCTCGTGTATGTATATGGTTTCCATTTATTTTAAAGTGATAATATTATCGGGTGGAGTATATCCCTTATGGGGTCCACTGGTGACCGCTCCATAAAGGCTGGTTGACCTTATTGCTGTACGTCTCTAGTATAAGTAACATATGATGACTTCTTGTGTACTCGCCTAAGTTGTGCTTGACGgggaggttgagcttcagctcttgtgtCGTGTTGTTCCTGCTGGTTGTGTATTGTGAGTGTTATCATGGGCGTGTTCTCTCCCACAGTCCTGAACGTGGGTGCTCGAGCGAAGACGAGATCAACGTGGTGGACTCCCCGCCCCCGGCGCCCCTCTACGCCCACGCCTACTACGCCCACATGGACGACGATGTCCCCCTGGACATGAGTACCAAGCGTCGCTCACCCCAACCCGCCCGCCGCCCTCCCCACCACATCCCCACCTCCAACTCCCCTTCCCCGCCCCCATACCACCCCCGCCCCACCTACCTGCCTGCCCCCGCCCGCGCCCGCCCCACAGTCATCACCTGTGGGCCGCCCCGTTATCTCTCCGCCCACGACCTCCCGCCCGCAGAACCCGCCCACCTGCAGCCGCACCACGCCCACCGGGACCTGCCCCCTGCCTACTCTGAACGCCATCTGCCGCCCCCGTACAGCGTGGCTACCGCCCACCTCAACCAACAGAGGGCGCGGGAATCTGGGTCTATGCCACGCCCACTCTTGCCCGCCACGCCCATCAGCCCCGCCCACAGGGACGCCCCTCGCGCTGAGGAGACGCCGTCGCTACGCAAGGTGGTCCAAGGTGAGTGTCAATGTTGGCTCTGTTCATATGTTcttcaacatcacacacacacacacacacacacacacacacacacacacacacacacacacacacgcacacgcacacgcacacgcacacgcacacgcacacacacgaccTGATCTTCACCCAGAATGAGGAAAACATCGAGAACTTGGAATATGAAATACAACTAGGAGCTAGTGATGATTGTGTCTTGGTCTTTGATAATATAATCCACCTTAagagaatgatcataaggccaaGGGTTCAACTGTCTGTATCTACACCCTATCaattctcctgaggattttgtgTGTTGTAGTCATGTCTCTCTCCtgactcttctctcttccagcgatgtgaggctCAATTCACCTATCCTTTCCTCTTAACTCAAACCTCGTAGTTCTGGAACTAttgtagtggcatacctttgaactttatcCAAATTCATCCTCTGCTTGACTAATTATGGAGTCCTTgctgaagctgcatactccaggattggtctgacatgtggtatacGATTCTGAATGCTCCCTTACGAAAATTAATAAAGGCCGCTCTGAtgctagccagcctcgcatacgacgCTGATGATACCCTTTTGGTATGACCTTCAGGACGCAGGTTCAGTGTAATATCGACTCCTAGTCCTTGTACAATTTAATACCTTGTGTCTGGGCTCCTGCTCCCTCCACctagcttcattactttacatttactcgagcTAAACTCTTGTAGCCATTTGTTGGGCGATTCTTTCAGTTTGTCAGGTGGTCTTGTAGCGTCTTGCCGGCTTCCCGTCTTAATCCCTCATCATAATTTTCACATCACCAGAAAACATCGAGAAGAATGAGTCCATTATCTCTGGGAGATCGTTGCCCGGTCTTGTTTCTCTATAGGTATAGCAACTGAACCGTCTTTACTGTTTCTGCCTACTGGATCCACCTCTTAGATCTTTGATCCCacttttctaaccgtcggttgtctaatttaCTGACTCTTGACATTTTTtcgtttatcaatattttgacatatTTCTTTATCAcacacagcccgtagcagctgtccaactcccaggtacacatttactgctaggtgaagaggtaCATCCGgtaaaagaaattctgcccatttgtttctgcctcggctaggaatcgaacccgggcccttaggttttcgaccccagagcgctgtgtaCTTggctgtgaggtgtgtgtgtgtactcacctatttgtgcttgcaggatcgaacattgactcttggatcccgtgtgtgtgtgtgtgtgtgtgatgcaggaGGCCGCCCCAGCATGAGGGGCCTGACGCAGGAGcaggtcctgggggtgagggcggGTCTGAGAGGGCCAGCAAGTGCAgcatgagggtggtggtgatggtgcggggAGTGTagctggcggcggcggcggtggtgcgcAGACGCGTCCTGGTTCAACTGGCCGTGCAGGTGAGATCCACCCCACATGGCCTTATTAGCCTGCTCCGGAAGCTGGGGGAGAGGGCGACCTGAGCGAGGAAGGCTGGCCAGCGCGGCTGCAGGTGCCACCTCCGCCGTAACGCTCCTCTTTCCATTCCGGGATGCAAATGAAGTGCGGAAGGCAGCGTGGGAGCGGTTGGGGAGGCCGCACTCtggcggcgccggccatcaccaaCATTTAAGACTCTGTACTAGTTGTATACACGTCTGTTTCTTGTGGTGAAGCCGCTAGTCCAGCCCGGGTGTCGCCTCTGCCTTGCCAACACTTACAAATTGTTGACTGAGCAGAACAGATCATCATCAGATCTGTACCAACTGACTATGGTGtatcacgcgtgtgtgtgtgtgtgtgtgtgtgtgtgtgtgtgtgtgtgtgtgtgtgtgtgtgtgtgtgtgtggaggggggaaggTTGTAGCAACTGGCTCCTATCATTACCAGAGGTTGCACGTGTGTCTCGGCTTCTCGTAACcatccaacaacagcaccaatatCACACACACCCCTCTCTAGTGATTTCTGCGCCCCTGAGCAAGTCCAGTCCAGTTTGTCAGCGGGAGAACAGCTTGGCTCTTTCTCCGTGCTGTCATACTCTGTGGTTCGTCTTGCAGGTTGGGAGTCGGCGCTTCAACCTAGCCCACATATCCCACCCAAGCCCACACAAGCCCGCCCAACCCCACACAAGCCCAGGCCACCCAAGCCCGCCCTCTCGGGAAGACCTCACAAACCCCTCACGCCCACACCCTTTTAAGTCAGATGgcaccacccaccagcccagtgttggcaAGGTGGGCCGGGCCgctacacactcaccaccaccaccaccaccaccacctgcagcacggtACACTGACGCACTACAGCACGGTACACTGACGCACTACACCACGATACACTGACGCACTACAGCACGGTACACTGACGCACTACAGCACGGTACACTGACGCACTACACCACGATACACTGACGCACTACAGCACGGTACACTGACGCACTACAGCACGGTACACTGACGCACTGCACCACGGTACACTGACGCACTACAGCACGGTACACTGACGCACTACAGCACGGTACACTGACGCACTACAGCACGGTACACTGACGCACTACAGCACGGTACACTGACGCACTGCACCACGGTACACTGACGCACTACAGCACGGTACACTGACGCACTGCACCACGGTACACTGACGCACTGCACCACGGTACACTGACGCACTACAGCACGGTACACTGACGCACTACAGCACGGTACACTGACGCACTACAACACGGTACACTGACGCACAACAGCACGGTACACTGACGCACTGCACCACGGTACACTGACGCACTACAGCACGGTACACTGACGCACTGCACCACGGTACACTGACGCACTACAGCACGGTACACTGACGCACTACAGCACGGTACACTGACGCACTACACCACGGTACACTGACGCACTGCACCACGATACACTGACGCACTACAGCACGGTACACTGACGCACTGCACCACGGTACACTGACGCACTACAGCACGGTACACTGACGCACTACAGCACGGTACACTGACGCACTGCACCACGATACACTGACGCACTACAGCACGGTACACTGACGCACTGCACCACGATACACTGACGCACTACAGCACGGTACACTGACGCACTACAGCACGGTACACTGACGCACTACATGGAACAAGTTACGTTGACAATTTCATTCACTTGGACACAAGGAGACGCTTAACTCTCGACCACACGAGCGTGAGGCAAAAGCGCCACCTCTGCACCACACACACGGCTCCAATAGAGGTAGAGCTTTTGCGTCACGCTAGTGGGGGTCgagagttcgagtctcctagtgcccaagTGAGTGAAATGTTTATTTCCGCGATAATGTGGTTGACAAAATACTTAATGTTTACTTCTAAATATCCTGGTGAAGCACAGGACTCTGCACCGGCGCGTTTCCTTACGTCCTGTGGTAATGCGCTCACACGCCACATGTGTGGAGCCACGTGTATGGAGCCACGTGTATGGAGCCACATGTATAGAGCACTGGACTATTTACCGGCTGGGACCACTGGGTTACCTCTACTGAGGGTAGACATCCGTGGGGCCGCTCAGCGCCTCCTTAACCGTTCGTATATTCGTTATTCAGATGTAACTTCAGTTCCTGGGAGCTTAGTACGCAATGCTGAGACTAGGAAGGTCAATGACAATTAAATCGGAAACGAAAGCAAACCTCATTACTATGAGCATTGGTGATGAGAGAGAGTTCATCttaaggagggtagaaatagcctaaactactctatcccttcgagattttattgtctcaataaacatgctTGAACTGCATCCACAGGGGATTAATGTCAACATGAGAACGCTTCCAGAACACGACTAAGTTAATTTATTGAACGCACACAAACTGGTGTTCGGGAGACAGGAGCGTGGGCGGTTCATCTActactagtgtgtgtgtatttgaagACGAGTATTGCGTGGGAGGTGAGTGAGGTGGGttagggggtggggggagcaCCCGCACCACGCTGGCTGCACCGGACGCCCTCcaatcctccacacacacacacacacacaacaaatctCTTGGCGCGTCGGGTCACGAACCTGCAGtctgccccccttccccccctctcccgcCCGTCCCCAGGATAATACCAGGATATTCCGCAGAGGGTCACAAAAGCAAGGCCAGGAGATGCTAGAGGTCAGAAACTGGGTTGAGAGGTCACCGCCCGCGGCGGCATCCGAGGCATGGTTCAAGAAAGCTACACTCATGACCACATCACGAGCTAAACAAGTATTTTAATTATTGCTGTAAAAACTGGTAGTACTCTCCTATCAGTACTTGCCTGTCAGGGTAGGTGAGGGCTAGTCCGTctagctctaccgtccagcccaagtggctggccaAACATCTCTGTTGTCTTCCGTTCCTAGTTCTCCGTACATTGTCCACACTTTTCTGGTCCTCTCCTTTGCTGCTCTGCACTGTCTGTTGAACCAGAGATTGACTCTGCttgcctcctccacctccttcaggagtcagagcaaCAGCCGTGTTGCATTGCAAGTTTCTTTGCTACGAATGCCATCATCTTATTTGTTATTATCCCTTCCTGTTCTCTCTCATTCGGTCCGTCTAATTATCCAAAGCTTCCTatcattatgtaagtaatgaagaaatgtaatatatttactcactattatgtaggtgctgaatgtagaacatggaaaaaacatatttttactctgaaatattaTATAACCAAATTATCCTAATCTAAGTGGCAGGTGACGCTATAGGAAGTAGATGAGCCAAGCTatacaatgttgtggagcgactgatccaagatatattgttgaaTGTAGATTATATTAGATTTGGTcaggtacaggaggctgatatggcagcacacacacactccaggtaaCATAATTGttacctggagtgtgtgtgtgctgccatatcagcctcctgtacctgACCAAATCTAATATAATCTACAttcaacaatatatcttggataagtcgctccacaacattgtcgctcGGATCGTCGACTTTCTATGGCGTCACCTGCCCCCTTAGTTTCGTCTAATTttgttataaaattatattaattcagagtaaacaaaacaaaaacaaaaaaaaaaatcttctacATTCAGcatcaacattatagtgagtaaatatatcatatttcttcattacttacataatgatAGGAAGCTTCGGGTAGCTTGGGTAATTGTGAGGACCTTTACATTTgtcttgtactcgcctaattgtgcttgcgggggttgagctttggctctttggtcccgcctctcgactgtcaatcaactggtgatagtttgttagtggtggtggtggtcagggttgCAGGTGGGGGAAGTAGTGGCTAGTAGTGGTAGTCAGGGTTGCATGACTATACCGACAAGAACCAAAGAGTTAGAGATGAGCTGCCTGGCAGGTTCTTCCTTTCACAGGGATGCGACCCTGTGACTGGACAAGACGGTGATGCGTGAACACCTGGCCCACTGCGGCAGAGTTAGCAGCGCACTGTGCAAGCGCACCTGTGTTCCCGACGAACTGTGCACGCTGAGCAACAGCCTGGGGCAGGACTGCCAAGGCTCATGCCCCCGGGGGACTCGACTGCTGCAGGGACATGCTCAGGCCGCGGGCAGGTCTCATTACGTGTCAAGAGGGAGGCAGCGTGGGCCGCACCTCCACCCActgcagcagcaacaggtggAGGCAGGGAGCCAGGCGCTACAAGAGGTCACACACAgggtgcgcgcgcacacacacacacacacacacacacacacacacacacacacacacacacacacacacacacacacacacacacacacacaaggttcacCTGGAGATGCTGGAGGGTGTGGCATGAACGGTGAGAGGTGcaggaggaggctggtggtggtggggggcagaagTTAAGATGGGTGAGTGTGCGGAGTGTACGCGCGTCTCATCCATTCATGATCCCATTGTGAAGGGCATGGGTGAAGGGAGGGTGGACCCTGGAGGGCCCCCTCTGCGCCCCCTCCTGCCCTTCAACACATCCCGCCTTGTTTCGCGTCAATCCCGTGGAATAATTAAAAGGTGAGAAGGGGGAGTTGTGATGGCGGGAAGGAGCCAGGAGCCACGACACGGGCAGCGACGACAACGTGAGAGGTTACGTCCATTCATGACGGCGCTGAGCGAGCTGTTGCCCCCACACCGCTCAGTCTCCTCTTTATTATTTGAGTTACCAGCGAGTGGAGGCCGCCcggcgccgccgcccgccacccatACGGGCCGCCCACgctacccaccacaacacccaaacaTTAAAAAGCTGCAAAGATCGGAAAAACAAGTAATGGCGTAAATGTTGAGGGGTtggtaggtgggggggggaggggcagcagGTTGAGCCAAATATGGCGGTGGGAGCCGCGGTGGCGGTGCGAGGCTAGGGCGGCCCACCACCGGGCACACGGTGGGCCGCCCACCTGGCCCACGCACGATCCCAAGTCGGAGAAGCTTTTTTCGTGtagtttattttctaccacagacgcggCCATTCATTTATGACGGCGGCCAGTGTGTATACAGCCTCATCTGTCCTCCGTGGACACGGGTGGCTGTATGCTTCACTACATATAGTGCACTCGGTTAGTGAGCACAACGGCATAGGGTGATGGGAGCAGTGTGTGGGCAGAGGACGatggggtagtgtagggtgatagGAGCAGTGTGTGGGCAGAGGACGgtggggtagtgtagggtgatagGAGCAGTGTGGGGGCAGAGGAGGgtggggtagtgtagggtgatggGGCACCCGAGTACTTGTGGGTCACGAAGAACGGTGGGTCACAGAGGAAGGTCTCCTGGTGGTGGATAACAGAGGTAAAGTGAAGAAGAGGTTCCGGGACAGTATTTCCCAAACTGTCCCCTTCTGACTGATAAATACACCCATGAATCCATCCGTATCTGTCCTCACGTGGCCACAGTGAGAATAAAGAATATTATAGGAGAACATTACACGTGGGAGGCCGCGGGTCACAGTAACTGTGGGAGGCCGCGGGTCACAGTAACTGTGGGTGGCAGCAGTGGGTCCTCCTGGGGTGGGCCTGGGGAAGGGTGTTTGGATCAGTACTGGCCAGGGCGTCGAAGTCTCCCGTGTTGAGGTGTTACAATTTAAAGTAGTCCCCCACCTGACTTGTCTGTGGGTCGACACACATTATCTGTGCTTGCTGGTGTGcgtgtacgcacctagttgtactcacccagctagttgtgctttcggtggttgagttttggctctttggtcccgcctctcaactgccaataaactggcgtacagattctggagccttctgggctcaagaatctgtacacacacacacaatgcacatcctgcaggcgatgagtcacaataacgtggctaatgttgaccagaccacacactagaaggtgaagggacgacgacgtttcggtccgtcctggaccattctcaagtcgattgtgaatggtccaggacgattgTGAactgcacaatcgacttgagaatggtccaggacggaccgaaacgtcatcgtcccttcaccttctaatgtgtggtctggtcaacaatgcaCATCTTGTGTCAGATGATAGCAGGGTTGGGTGTGGAGACGAGagctgggtgtgagggggggggggggtgagagatgcTAATATGGCCCGCCAGGTCACGCCACTAATTGACCCCTCACCTCACCCCCGCACCTGCGCCAGATATAGTGGTCCAGGTCGTCACGCCACGTCTCCCTCGGGGCTCCTGCTCCAGCAGGTGTCTCCGCAATCCTGGATGGGTCGAGGGGAGGCAGGTCCAGCGTAAGGCAGCTATAACTGCTCACTCCATACACCCCTGCATATGtataggcaggtgtgtgtgtgtgtgtgttcgagtaCCAATTAGCACACCAGGGTGGAAGGAGGGAGGAGTCATGGTGGCGTGGGGGTGTTGTCTCACCCTCTACCCCCCCCTGGCACTCACCCTCCACCTCCCTGGCACTCACTCTCCACCTCCCTGGCACTCACCCTCCACCCCCTACCCTGGCACTCACCCTCCACCCCACCCTGGCACTCACCCTCCACCCCCCCTGGCACTCACCCTCCACCCCCCCTGGCACTCATCCACCCCCCTGGCACTCACCCTCCACCCCCCTGGCACTCATCCACCCCCTGGCACTCATCCACCCCCCTGGCACTCATCCTCCACCCCCCTGGCACTCATCCTCCACCCCCCCTGGCACTCATCCTCCACCCCTCCACCCTGGCActcaccctccacccccccccctggcactcaCCCTCCACTCCTGGCActcaccctccaccccccccctggcactcaccctccaccccccaccctggcactcaccctccaccccaccct from Procambarus clarkii isolate CNS0578487 chromosome 32, FALCON_Pclarkii_2.0, whole genome shotgun sequence includes the following:
- the LOC123759386 gene encoding cell surface glycoprotein 1 — protein: MRDMTSMAVVMPERDRPSPKVWQPWYMEESEGGGGGKELPTRAHRDQRLRERLALVRPPHRTTPSPERGCSSEDEINVVDSPPPAPLYAHAYYAHMDDDVPLDMSTKRRSPQPARRPPHHIPTSNSPSPPPYHPRPTYLPAPARARPTVITCGPPRYLSAHDLPPAEPAHLQPHHAHRDLPPAYSERHLPPPYSVATAHLNQQRARESGSMPRPLLPATPISPAHRDAPRAEETPSLRKVVQAGPVDPEIDEHFRRSLGKDYQQLFASSTPKSPPSTDSVDDHFAKALGETWVKLQAERRDSTASNSSSSSNSNSGNSSSGGAGLGGGSGGVASRPSPTRSSPPPPAPRLIST